The following proteins are co-located in the Pseudomonas sp. ATCC 13867 genome:
- a CDS encoding ABC transporter permease: MNEHWLFVYGALLLKGLGTTLVILLISATLGFVLALGVALARMSRNFLVSRLALAYTSVIRGTPLLVQIYIFYYGLGSLFAQFPLIRGSFLWPYLRDGFWYIVIALILSVGAYVGEVVRGGLKAVPRGELEAASAFGMNRTLVLYRVWLPRAIRLLLPTLAGESVMLLKSTALASTIAVVDLLGAANVVRAQTFQVYEPLLLVAAIYICLTFIIEALFAVLERATPVRREAQKSTQRSWLGKRRPRTAV; encoded by the coding sequence ATGAACGAACACTGGCTATTCGTCTATGGGGCCCTGCTGCTCAAGGGTCTGGGCACCACCCTGGTGATCCTGCTGATTTCCGCCACGCTGGGCTTCGTGCTGGCGCTGGGTGTGGCGCTGGCGCGGATGTCGCGCAACTTCCTGGTCTCGCGCCTGGCGCTGGCGTACACCAGCGTGATTCGCGGCACGCCGCTGCTGGTGCAGATCTACATCTTCTACTACGGCCTGGGCAGCCTCTTCGCGCAGTTCCCGCTGATCCGTGGCAGCTTCCTCTGGCCGTATCTGCGCGATGGCTTCTGGTACATCGTGATAGCGCTCATCCTCTCGGTCGGCGCCTATGTCGGCGAGGTGGTTCGTGGCGGGCTGAAGGCTGTGCCGCGCGGCGAGCTGGAGGCCGCTTCGGCGTTCGGCATGAACCGCACACTGGTGCTTTACCGCGTATGGCTGCCACGGGCCATTCGCCTGCTGCTGCCGACCCTGGCAGGGGAGAGCGTGATGCTGCTCAAGTCCACTGCGCTGGCTTCCACCATCGCCGTGGTCGACCTGCTCGGCGCGGCCAACGTGGTGCGCGCGCAGACCTTCCAGGTCTATGAGCCGCTGCTGCTGGTGGCGGCGATCTACATCTGCCTGACCTTCATCATCGAGGCGCTGTTTGCCGTGCTGGAGCGCGCCACGCCGGTCCGCCGCGAGGCACAGAAGTCGACGCAGCGGAGCTGGCTGGGCAAGCGCAGGCCGCGCACGGCCGTTTGA
- a CDS encoding transporter substrate-binding domain-containing protein has translation MNKKGLCNLMVGAAMLVAGVASAQAETIRFALAAEPYPPFSQKQPDGSWVGFEPDLIHKVCAEMKATCEIDEVAWDGIIPALLAKKIDVIFNSLSITDEREKQIAFSRPYYDTPVAVAAPQAVDVQISPEGLKGKTIGVQISTVSSNYLKKYYEKIADVRYYDTQDSVNADLVAGRIDLMMADGIAVASFVKSPDAQAAGIVNKGEVKYDPVFGRGVGAGLRKGDTELKAKMDEAIGKLLASDDYKALSDKYFGMSVAPKQ, from the coding sequence ATGAACAAGAAAGGTCTGTGCAATCTGATGGTGGGTGCGGCGATGCTGGTGGCCGGCGTGGCGAGTGCCCAGGCCGAGACGATCCGCTTCGCCCTGGCCGCCGAACCCTATCCGCCGTTCTCGCAGAAGCAGCCCGATGGCAGCTGGGTCGGCTTCGAGCCGGACCTGATCCACAAGGTCTGCGCCGAGATGAAGGCGACCTGCGAGATCGACGAGGTGGCCTGGGACGGCATCATCCCGGCGCTGCTGGCGAAGAAGATCGACGTGATCTTCAACTCGCTGTCGATCACCGATGAGCGCGAGAAGCAGATCGCCTTCAGCCGCCCCTACTACGACACCCCGGTGGCCGTTGCCGCGCCCCAGGCGGTGGACGTGCAGATCAGCCCCGAGGGGCTGAAGGGCAAGACCATCGGCGTGCAGATTTCCACCGTCAGCTCCAACTACCTGAAGAAGTACTACGAGAAGATCGCCGACGTGCGCTACTACGACACCCAGGACTCGGTGAACGCCGACCTGGTGGCCGGGCGCATCGACCTGATGATGGCCGACGGCATCGCCGTGGCGTCCTTCGTCAAGTCGCCGGACGCCCAGGCGGCCGGCATCGTCAACAAGGGCGAGGTGAAGTACGACCCGGTGTTCGGCCGTGGCGTCGGCGCCGGCCTGCGCAAGGGCGACACCGAGCTGAAGGCGAAGATGGACGAGGCCATCGGCAAACTGCTCGCCAGCGACGACTACAAGGCGCTGTCGGACAAGTACTTCGGCATGAGCGTCGCGCCCAAGCAGTGA
- a CDS encoding ABC transporter permease, whose product MQSIFDLIGFGPTGWGPALLKGLLVTLQISVGAFLVGLLIGLAAASAKIGGPRPLAMLARGYTTLCRAVPELLLILLLFYVGSMGLNQFFEWLGYGQVKLNGMMVAIVVLGLVQGAYASEIFRGAIQSIPYGQIEAARAYGMHGFGLFRRVTLPMMAPNALAGMANLWVNLIKDSALISVVGTNELLYTAKQAAGSTRHYLTFYLTAAALYYVLTVLSNLFAGYLERRFRRWIPAV is encoded by the coding sequence ATGCAAAGCATCTTCGACCTGATCGGCTTCGGCCCCACCGGCTGGGGCCCGGCCCTGCTCAAGGGGCTGCTGGTCACCCTGCAGATTTCCGTCGGCGCCTTTCTCGTCGGCCTGCTGATCGGCCTGGCCGCGGCCAGCGCCAAGATCGGCGGACCGCGCCCGCTGGCGATGCTCGCGCGCGGCTACACCACGCTGTGCCGGGCGGTGCCGGAGCTGCTGCTGATCCTGCTGCTGTTCTACGTCGGCTCCATGGGCCTGAACCAGTTCTTCGAGTGGCTCGGTTACGGCCAGGTGAAGCTCAACGGCATGATGGTGGCCATCGTCGTGCTCGGTCTGGTGCAGGGCGCCTACGCCTCGGAAATCTTCCGTGGCGCCATCCAGTCGATTCCCTATGGCCAGATCGAAGCGGCGCGCGCCTACGGCATGCACGGCTTCGGCCTGTTCCGCCGGGTGACCCTGCCGATGATGGCGCCCAACGCGCTGGCTGGCATGGCCAACCTGTGGGTCAACCTGATCAAGGACAGTGCGCTGATCAGTGTGGTGGGTACCAACGAGCTGCTCTACACCGCCAAGCAGGCCGCCGGTTCGACCCGTCACTACCTGACCTTCTACCTCACCGCGGCGGCGCTGTATTACGTGCTCACCGTGCTTTCCAACCTGTTCGCGGGCTACCTGGAGCGGCGCTTCCGCCGCTGGATTCCGGCGGTCTGA